One Mycobacterium marseillense DNA window includes the following coding sequences:
- a CDS encoding MinD/ParA family protein: MTSPWNDPNMSDEGALRRGDPSGGSNFPDSVSDTMRITDLAAPRKIPPGSGWRKFIYAISFKKINPGESPRERHYRDLQNRIRRHIRRQYVITVVSGKGGVGVTTLAACLGGVFRECRPQNVIAIDAVPGFGTLADRIDDSPPGDYTAIINDTDVQGYADIREHLGQNAIGLDVLAGNRTSDQPRPLVPAMFSGVLSRLRRTHTVMIVDTSPDLEHEVMKPVLENTDTLVFVSGITADRSRPVLRAVDYLRSQGYHELVSRSTVIVNHTDQITDKDALAYLTERFTKVGATVEALPFDPHLAKGGIIDTVHELKKKTRLRLFEITAGLADKYIPDAERAVP, encoded by the coding sequence GTGACGAGCCCTTGGAATGACCCGAATATGTCGGACGAAGGAGCGCTCAGACGGGGGGATCCGTCAGGGGGCAGCAACTTCCCGGATTCGGTATCCGACACGATGCGAATTACCGATCTGGCCGCGCCACGAAAGATTCCACCGGGGTCGGGCTGGCGTAAATTCATTTACGCCATCTCATTTAAAAAAATAAATCCGGGCGAATCTCCCCGGGAACGGCACTACCGTGATTTGCAGAACCGTATCCGCCGGCATATCCGACGGCAGTATGTGATCACCGTGGTCTCCGGCAAGGGCGGCGTCGGGGTCACGACGCTCGCCGCCTGCCTCGGTGGCGTGTTCCGGGAATGCCGCCCGCAGAACGTGATTGCGATCGACGCCGTCCCCGGCTTCGGCACGCTGGCCGACCGCATCGACGACTCCCCGCCGGGCGACTACACCGCGATCATCAACGACACCGACGTCCAGGGCTATGCCGATATCCGAGAACACCTGGGGCAGAACGCAATCGGTCTCGACGTGCTGGCCGGGAACCGGACCTCCGACCAGCCCAGGCCACTGGTGCCCGCGATGTTCTCCGGGGTGCTGTCGCGGCTGCGGCGCACCCACACGGTGATGATCGTCGACACCTCCCCCGATCTCGAACACGAAGTGATGAAGCCGGTATTGGAGAACACCGACACCCTCGTGTTCGTTTCGGGCATCACCGCGGACCGGTCGCGTCCGGTGCTGCGGGCGGTGGATTACCTGCGGTCGCAGGGCTACCACGAGCTGGTCTCGCGCAGCACCGTGATCGTCAACCACACCGACCAGATCACCGACAAGGACGCGCTGGCTTACCTGACCGAGCGGTTCACCAAGGTCGGGGCGACGGTCGAGGCGCTGCCGTTTGATCCGCACCTCGCCAAAGGCGGCATCATCGATACGGTTCACGAGTTGAAGAAAAAGACGCGGTTGCGCCTCTTCGAAATCACCGCGGGCCTGGCTGACAAATACATTCCGGACGCCGAGCGGGCGGTACCGTGA
- a CDS encoding NAD(P)/FAD-dependent oxidoreductase — protein sequence MIVVIGAGICGLAAAYQLSRRGHDVVVLERGQPFGEQSAGLARIFRVAHRRPTLCRLALAARAGWQRWEAEFGAGRLLGAEGFIAAGGRDDVAAAMTSAGAQFSRLDPADIAAMIPFAVVPWETGVFDPLGGSLRIRRALRALARRVTIRTAEVVSVADDGATTLADGTVLRGDRVLICAGARTPDLFGPLGVDFVPHTRFTYRGADAVGAACLSAPEGYGLPLGSTGRWAFGQEVADPSTVRALFPSLSPVGQVDCVSVRAPWLDSGGDGWTVAQRGRVLAFVGSNLMKFGPLLGELLARAVLTDEVPAELLLD from the coding sequence ATGATCGTCGTCATCGGCGCGGGGATATGTGGTCTCGCGGCGGCCTACCAGCTCTCGCGACGCGGTCACGACGTGGTCGTGCTCGAGCGCGGACAGCCATTCGGCGAGCAGTCCGCCGGGCTGGCACGGATATTCCGGGTCGCGCATCGACGCCCGACGCTGTGCCGGTTGGCGCTGGCGGCCCGGGCCGGCTGGCAACGGTGGGAAGCCGAGTTCGGCGCGGGGCGACTGCTGGGCGCCGAGGGCTTCATCGCCGCCGGCGGCCGCGACGACGTCGCGGCGGCCATGACGTCGGCCGGCGCGCAGTTCTCCCGGCTCGACCCGGCCGACATCGCGGCAATGATCCCCTTCGCGGTTGTGCCTTGGGAGACAGGCGTTTTCGATCCGCTCGGCGGCAGCCTGCGCATCCGTCGCGCCCTGCGCGCGCTGGCGCGCCGCGTCACCATCCGTACGGCGGAGGTGGTGTCGGTGGCCGACGACGGCGCGACGACGCTCGCCGACGGCACCGTGCTGCGCGGCGACCGGGTGCTGATCTGTGCGGGCGCCCGCACCCCAGACCTGTTCGGCCCACTCGGGGTTGACTTCGTTCCGCATACACGGTTCACGTATCGGGGCGCCGACGCGGTCGGCGCGGCGTGCCTGTCCGCCCCCGAGGGCTACGGGCTGCCGCTCGGCAGCACGGGCCGGTGGGCATTCGGCCAGGAGGTGGCGGACCCTTCGACCGTGCGCGCGCTGTTCCCGTCGCTCTCGCCGGTGGGCCAGGTGGATTGCGTCAGTGTCCGCGCCCCGTGGCTCGATTCGGGCGGCGACGGCTGGACGGTGGCTCAGCGGGGCCGCGTGCTGGCGTTCGTCGGCAGCAACCTCATGAAATTCGGTCCACTGCTCGGTGAACTGTTGGCGCGCGCGGTGCTGACCGACGAAGTGCCCGCGGAGCTACTGCTGGATTAG
- a CDS encoding GNAT family N-acetyltransferase, giving the protein MATEIRVLDSEDDLVAAANVFRTAMVGFPPLAGLAPGQITTLLEPGRTVGAFADGQLVGTADAVTSRLTLPGPAIVGHAAVTHIGVLPSFTRQGIATKLIRHQLRDFAARGEVVATLRASEATIYGRYGYGVASSSQSVEVHTARAALRRDVGAGGRVRLLDAAQAWDALPRIYTENRPARPGTIDRPQAWWQSVRLRTESNPGAAYVAVHGEPGSESGFVRYRPIDTERWFVSDQRTIVVEDFFAPTTEAYLGLLRFLLGLDLVDRVLFWMLPLDDPLPWLVADRRAVRVTAVHDETWLRIIDVAAALSARGYGGDGAVTIAVNDPALPANSARFAIASDGVTATDRQPDVSVDVEGLAAVLLGGGTWRDLAVAGLARADNPEALAVADRLFAVPEAPHAGFYF; this is encoded by the coding sequence ATGGCTACCGAGATCCGGGTGCTCGACAGTGAAGACGACCTCGTCGCCGCCGCGAACGTGTTTCGCACCGCCATGGTCGGGTTTCCGCCCCTGGCGGGTCTGGCGCCCGGCCAGATCACGACGCTGCTCGAGCCGGGCCGGACCGTCGGGGCGTTTGCCGACGGGCAACTCGTCGGCACCGCCGACGCCGTGACGAGCCGGTTGACGCTCCCGGGTCCCGCGATCGTGGGACACGCCGCCGTCACCCACATCGGCGTGCTGCCGTCCTTCACCCGCCAAGGCATCGCGACCAAGTTGATCCGTCATCAGCTGCGCGACTTCGCCGCGCGCGGGGAGGTAGTGGCGACGCTGCGGGCGTCCGAGGCGACGATCTACGGGCGCTACGGCTACGGCGTCGCGAGTTCGTCGCAATCCGTCGAGGTCCACACCGCGCGGGCGGCGCTGCGGCGCGACGTCGGGGCCGGGGGACGGGTGCGCCTGCTCGACGCCGCGCAGGCGTGGGACGCGCTGCCGCGCATCTACACCGAGAATCGACCCGCCCGTCCGGGCACCATCGACCGCCCGCAAGCGTGGTGGCAGAGCGTGCGGCTGCGCACCGAATCCAACCCGGGGGCCGCGTATGTCGCCGTGCACGGCGAGCCGGGATCCGAATCCGGCTTCGTCCGATACCGCCCGATCGACACCGAGCGGTGGTTCGTCAGCGACCAGCGCACCATCGTGGTCGAGGACTTCTTCGCGCCCACCACCGAGGCCTACCTGGGGCTGTTGCGCTTTCTGCTCGGACTCGATCTCGTTGACCGCGTGCTGTTTTGGATGCTGCCGCTCGACGACCCGCTGCCCTGGCTGGTCGCCGACCGGCGCGCCGTGCGGGTCACCGCCGTGCACGACGAAACCTGGCTGCGCATCATCGATGTCGCGGCGGCGCTGTCCGCCCGCGGTTACGGCGGCGACGGCGCGGTCACCATCGCGGTCAACGACCCTGCGCTACCGGCCAATTCGGCGCGGTTCGCCATCGCGAGCGACGGCGTGACGGCCACCGACCGGCAGCCCGACGTCAGCGTCGACGTCGAGGGCCTGGCCGCCGTCCTGCTGGGTGGCGGCACGTGGCGCGATCTCGCCGTGGCCGGGCTGGCCCGTGCCGACAATCCCGAGGCGCTGGCGGTGGCCGATCGCCTGTTCGCCGTGCCCGAGGCGCCCCACGCCGGGTTCTACTTCTGA
- a CDS encoding sensor histidine kinase has translation MRVLSLRTIVIVAAISVMTLVVLLGTWVWVGVTNDQYSQLDRRLDSVSSLGDISSLLNTAPPASPDRHMPDGNLVRTARIGGVTVSAPSSIVLPQLPDGYANTTINGVQYRVRTFTAGPASIALAAPLAEAQHRINELHLRVLLICASVIGGTVVVGWVISLIMVNPFLLLAQQARAINAQSSPDEVQVRGVREAVEIAEAVEGMLARIGKEQQRTRAALESARDFAAVASHELRTPLTAMRTNLEVLSTLDLPPEQRHEVIGDVIRTQSRIEATLTALERLAQGELTTVDDFVPFDITELLDRAAHDALRIYPDVEVSLVPSPTVLMIGLPTGLRLVIDNAIANAVKHGNASKIQLTVSSSGEGVEIAIDDDGAGVPESERATVFERFARGSTASRSGSGLGLALVAQQAELHGGTAALQTSPLGGTRLLLRLAGDGRGPA, from the coding sequence ATGCGGGTGCTGTCACTGCGCACCATCGTCATCGTCGCCGCGATATCGGTGATGACCCTGGTCGTGCTGCTGGGCACCTGGGTGTGGGTGGGGGTCACCAACGACCAGTACAGCCAACTCGATCGCCGGCTCGATTCGGTCAGCAGCCTGGGCGACATCAGCAGCCTGCTCAACACCGCCCCGCCCGCCAGCCCCGACCGGCACATGCCCGACGGCAACCTGGTGCGCACCGCGCGCATCGGCGGGGTGACCGTGTCGGCGCCCAGCAGCATCGTGTTGCCGCAGCTTCCCGACGGTTACGCCAACACCACCATCAACGGCGTGCAGTACCGCGTGCGCACCTTCACCGCGGGCCCCGCTTCGATAGCGCTGGCCGCACCGTTGGCCGAAGCCCAGCATCGGATCAACGAGTTGCACCTGCGGGTGTTGTTGATCTGCGCGAGCGTGATCGGCGGCACGGTCGTGGTGGGCTGGGTGATCTCGTTGATCATGGTCAATCCGTTCCTCCTGTTGGCGCAGCAGGCCCGCGCGATCAACGCCCAGTCCAGCCCCGACGAGGTCCAGGTGCGCGGGGTACGCGAGGCGGTGGAGATCGCCGAGGCGGTGGAGGGCATGCTGGCCCGCATCGGCAAGGAGCAGCAGCGCACCCGGGCGGCGCTCGAGTCGGCGCGCGACTTCGCGGCGGTCGCCTCGCACGAGCTGCGCACGCCGCTGACGGCCATGCGCACCAACCTGGAGGTCCTGTCCACCTTGGACCTGCCGCCCGAGCAGCGGCACGAGGTCATCGGTGACGTCATCCGCACCCAGAGCCGCATCGAAGCGACGCTGACGGCGCTCGAGCGGCTGGCCCAGGGCGAGCTGACCACCGTCGACGACTTCGTGCCGTTCGACATCACCGAGCTGCTGGACCGCGCCGCGCACGACGCGCTGCGCATCTACCCCGACGTCGAGGTCTCCCTGGTGCCCTCACCGACGGTGCTGATGATCGGGTTGCCCACCGGGTTGCGGCTGGTGATCGACAACGCCATCGCCAACGCCGTCAAGCACGGCAATGCCAGCAAGATCCAGCTGACCGTCAGCAGTTCCGGCGAGGGCGTGGAGATCGCGATCGACGACGACGGCGCCGGGGTCCCGGAATCCGAACGCGCCACGGTGTTCGAGCGCTTCGCCCGCGGATCGACGGCCTCGCGGTCGGGGTCGGGCCTGGGCCTGGCGCTGGTCGCCCAGCAGGCCGAATTGCACGGCGGCACAGCGGCATTGCAGACCAGCCCGCTCGGCGGCACCCGACTTCTGTTGCGACTGGCCGGCGATGGGCGTGGTCCGGCCTAG
- a CDS encoding ESX secretion-associated protein EspG, translated as MLTTTVDGLWVLQAITGVEQTCPELGLRPMLPRLDTPERALGHPAAADLIAAGALDEAGNVDPMIREWLTVLLRRDLGLVVMLGVPGREPTRASINRFATWWVVLERHGDLVRLYPAGTASNESSASELVVGQIERLCGVAEAAALRPITLDTEQLLNSVRDTASLRAFLLEQRLDADQLQVVLTAADPARSAHANIVALQAGVGPDELARVAVGDSTVSIVDTPGGRVCIESVTSGQRRYQILSPGSRSDIGGAVQRLIRRLPAGEEWHSYRRVV; from the coding sequence ATGCTGACCACGACGGTCGATGGCTTGTGGGTGTTGCAGGCGATCACCGGCGTGGAGCAGACCTGCCCTGAGCTGGGGTTGCGACCGATGCTGCCGCGGCTCGACACCCCCGAGCGCGCGCTGGGCCACCCGGCGGCCGCCGACTTGATCGCCGCCGGTGCCCTCGACGAGGCCGGCAACGTCGACCCGATGATCCGCGAATGGCTCACCGTTCTGCTGCGCCGCGACCTGGGGCTGGTCGTGATGCTGGGCGTGCCGGGTCGCGAGCCGACGCGCGCGTCGATCAACCGATTCGCGACCTGGTGGGTGGTCTTGGAGCGGCACGGCGACCTGGTGCGCCTGTATCCCGCCGGCACGGCCAGCAACGAATCCTCGGCCAGCGAGCTCGTGGTGGGGCAGATCGAGCGGCTGTGCGGCGTCGCCGAGGCGGCGGCGCTGCGGCCGATCACCTTGGACACCGAGCAACTGCTGAACTCCGTGCGCGACACCGCCAGCCTGCGCGCCTTCCTGCTCGAACAGCGCCTCGACGCCGACCAGCTGCAGGTGGTTCTCACGGCCGCCGATCCCGCGCGGTCCGCGCACGCCAACATCGTCGCGCTGCAGGCCGGTGTCGGGCCGGACGAATTGGCCCGCGTCGCCGTCGGTGATTCGACGGTGTCCATCGTCGACACCCCCGGGGGCCGGGTCTGCATCGAAAGCGTCACCTCCGGCCAGCGGCGCTATCAGATTCTGTCCCCCGGTTCGCGCAGCGACATCGGCGGAGCGGTTCAACGGCTCATCCGCCGGCTGCCCGCCGGCGAGGAGTGGCACTCGTATCGGCGGGTGGTGTGA
- a CDS encoding SDR family NAD(P)-dependent oxidoreductase: MSPNDTRLSGRTALVTGSTTGLGAAIARALAAAGASVVVSGRTKSRGDAVVAEIRARGGEAAFVGADFADGGEEIRRLAAAATDAAGGRLDILVNNAATLLMPTPTADISERELREAFAVNVFAPFLLTGVLAPQMARHGSGVIVNIGSITGLRGAAGSAVYNANKAAIHSLTTSWADEYGPAGVRVNAVAPGPIATERQEEFAAHLEPVLSRLPSRRMSTPDEVAASVVFLAGDDAANIHGAILSVDGGWAAV; the protein is encoded by the coding sequence ATGAGTCCAAACGATACGCGGCTGTCCGGCCGCACAGCATTGGTGACCGGCTCGACCACGGGCCTGGGCGCCGCCATCGCACGTGCCCTGGCCGCCGCCGGCGCGTCCGTTGTGGTCAGTGGCCGCACCAAGTCCCGCGGTGATGCCGTCGTCGCCGAGATCCGTGCGCGCGGCGGCGAGGCCGCGTTCGTGGGCGCCGACTTCGCGGATGGTGGCGAAGAGATACGGCGGCTGGCCGCAGCCGCCACCGATGCCGCGGGCGGGCGCCTCGACATCCTGGTCAACAACGCCGCCACCTTGCTGATGCCGACCCCCACGGCCGACATCTCCGAGCGCGAGCTTCGAGAGGCGTTCGCGGTCAACGTCTTTGCCCCATTCCTGCTCACCGGGGTACTCGCGCCGCAGATGGCGCGCCACGGCAGCGGGGTCATCGTCAACATCGGCTCCATCACCGGGCTGCGGGGAGCCGCCGGGTCGGCGGTGTACAACGCCAACAAGGCCGCCATCCATTCGCTCACCACGTCGTGGGCCGACGAGTACGGCCCCGCCGGGGTCCGGGTCAATGCGGTGGCGCCCGGCCCGATCGCCACCGAGCGACAGGAGGAGTTCGCCGCTCACCTGGAGCCCGTGCTGTCCAGGCTTCCGTCACGACGGATGAGCACGCCGGACGAGGTGGCCGCTTCGGTGGTGTTCTTGGCCGGCGACGACGCGGCCAACATCCACGGCGCCATCCTGAGTGTCGACGGAGGCTGGGCGGCCGTGTGA
- a CDS encoding TetR/AcrR family transcriptional regulator, with product MLTGPGRGRDRLLSAALRLFADKGYAATSVADIQRESGLAPGSGALYKHFGSKRELLEAAVAHRIDSIVAAREQYDAGQPGSVEQAVRTAGQLIWSNLKHSEDLLKVMLREPDELGDLDEKTWQVITDNAYQRFADELAASNRSGRTSIPDPEAAAAVAIGSLSYAATLQALTGRLPGNTDEERYFEAWVNQTVSVLAQYANPRNPLHTNDSGDQL from the coding sequence GTGCTGACTGGACCTGGCCGGGGACGTGACCGGCTGCTTTCCGCGGCGCTGCGGCTGTTCGCCGACAAGGGCTACGCGGCCACGTCGGTCGCCGACATCCAGCGCGAATCGGGCTTGGCGCCGGGCTCGGGCGCGCTTTACAAGCACTTCGGTTCCAAACGCGAATTGCTCGAGGCCGCGGTCGCGCATCGGATCGACAGCATCGTGGCGGCGCGCGAGCAGTACGACGCGGGACAACCGGGCAGCGTCGAGCAAGCGGTGCGCACCGCCGGACAGCTGATCTGGAGCAACCTCAAACACAGCGAGGATCTGCTCAAGGTCATGCTGCGCGAGCCCGACGAGCTCGGCGATCTCGACGAGAAGACGTGGCAGGTGATCACCGACAACGCCTACCAGCGCTTCGCCGATGAACTGGCCGCGTCGAATCGCTCCGGGCGCACCAGCATTCCCGACCCCGAGGCGGCCGCGGCCGTCGCGATCGGCTCGCTGTCCTACGCGGCGACGCTGCAAGCGCTCACCGGCCGCCTGCCCGGCAACACCGACGAAGAACGGTATTTCGAGGCGTGGGTCAACCAGACGGTCAGCGTACTGGCCCAGTACGCGAATCCCCGAAACCCTTTGCACACCAATGATTCAGGAGACCAGCTGTGA
- a CDS encoding acyl-CoA dehydrogenase family protein has product MTFSLHLSDDVIEVRDWVHQFAADVVRPAAAEWDEREETPWPVIQEAAKVGLYSPDLFAQQAAEPTGLGMLTVFEELFWGDAGIALSIMGTGLAAAALAGNGTPEQLGRWLPEMFGTADEPKLGAFCSSEPDAGSDVGAIRTRARYDEATSEWVLNGTKTWATNGGIANVHIVVASVYPELGTRGQATFVIPAGVKGLAQGQKFKKHGIRASHTAEVVLDNVRLPEDHILGGREKFEARIARVKSGASARGQAAMKTFERTRPTVGAMAVGVARAAYEYALDYACQREQFGRKIGEFQAVAFKLADMKCRIDAARLLVWRAGWMARNNQSFDSAEGSMAKLVASETAVYVTDEAIQILGGNGYTRDYPVERMHRDAKIFTIFEGTSEIQRLVVSRALTGLPIR; this is encoded by the coding sequence GTGACGTTTTCACTACACCTGTCCGACGACGTGATCGAGGTCCGCGACTGGGTGCATCAGTTCGCGGCCGACGTCGTCCGCCCGGCCGCCGCGGAATGGGACGAGCGCGAGGAAACACCGTGGCCGGTGATCCAGGAGGCCGCGAAGGTGGGCCTCTACTCCCCCGACCTGTTCGCCCAGCAGGCAGCCGAGCCGACGGGCCTGGGCATGCTGACGGTGTTCGAGGAATTGTTCTGGGGCGACGCGGGTATCGCCTTGTCCATCATGGGAACCGGGCTCGCGGCGGCGGCCCTGGCCGGTAACGGAACCCCCGAACAGCTGGGCCGCTGGCTGCCCGAGATGTTCGGCACCGCCGACGAACCCAAGCTGGGCGCGTTCTGCTCGTCGGAGCCCGACGCGGGTTCCGACGTCGGCGCCATCCGCACCCGCGCGCGCTACGACGAGGCGACCTCGGAGTGGGTCCTCAACGGCACCAAGACGTGGGCGACCAACGGCGGCATCGCCAACGTGCACATCGTGGTGGCCTCGGTCTACCCCGAGCTCGGCACGCGCGGACAGGCGACGTTCGTCATCCCGGCGGGAGTCAAGGGCCTGGCGCAGGGCCAGAAGTTCAAGAAGCACGGAATCCGCGCGTCCCACACCGCCGAGGTGGTGCTCGACAACGTCCGGCTGCCCGAGGACCACATCCTCGGGGGCCGGGAGAAGTTCGAGGCGCGCATCGCCCGCGTCAAATCCGGTGCCTCCGCCCGCGGGCAGGCCGCGATGAAGACCTTCGAGCGGACCCGGCCCACCGTCGGCGCGATGGCCGTCGGCGTCGCCCGGGCGGCCTACGAGTACGCGCTCGACTATGCCTGCCAACGTGAGCAATTCGGCCGCAAGATCGGCGAATTTCAGGCGGTCGCCTTCAAGCTGGCGGACATGAAGTGCCGCATCGACGCCGCCCGCCTGCTGGTGTGGCGCGCGGGATGGATGGCCCGCAACAACCAGTCGTTCGACTCCGCCGAGGGGTCGATGGCCAAGCTGGTGGCCAGCGAGACCGCGGTCTACGTCACCGACGAGGCGATCCAGATCCTGGGCGGCAACGGCTACACCCGCGACTACCCCGTCGAGCGGATGCACCGCGACGCGAAGATCTTCACCATCTTCGAGGGCACCAGCGAGATCCAGCGTCTGGTGGTCTCCCGGGCGCTGACCGGTTTGCCTATCCGGTGA
- a CDS encoding PPE family protein, with translation MADPGWAARTPEENDLLLKAGAGVVTHLANQAAWTALAATHHGSSIASTINTVATSASWTGGGSLASAANATALNASLHGLAGWVDVKPAVVSTAVSAYQMAYGSMRPAPECIENRTETATDYGINPLVLGALTPRITSLELEYFGSMWPTNSAVGASYGTILTALSQSLTIPPPIATMGASPAAPAQAAAAVGESAAQMGAGDGMRAAMQGAQSGTQGAGQATSGAQDFMGQAGTFMQPVQQMMGAAPQMMQAPMQAMQAPMQMMQPLMGMFANPGAMGMGGATPAVSAVSATGLSAAEAGGGASMGGAGVPASTFTRPVSAFEPATSGRPVGLRPAGALGAEAMRPQTTTTGGAPMGGMPVGHAAGGDRGSRDKADQPATVRVVDARV, from the coding sequence ATGGCCGATCCGGGATGGGCTGCGCGTACGCCTGAGGAAAACGACCTGCTGCTCAAGGCGGGGGCGGGCGTCGTCACTCATTTGGCGAACCAGGCCGCCTGGACCGCGTTGGCTGCGACCCATCACGGGTCCAGCATCGCCTCGACGATCAACACCGTCGCGACGTCGGCGAGCTGGACCGGGGGCGGATCATTGGCCTCGGCGGCCAACGCCACCGCGCTGAACGCGTCGCTGCACGGGCTCGCCGGCTGGGTCGACGTCAAGCCGGCGGTGGTTTCGACCGCGGTCTCGGCGTACCAGATGGCATACGGCTCGATGCGTCCCGCACCCGAATGCATCGAAAACCGCACCGAGACCGCCACCGACTACGGCATCAACCCGCTGGTGCTCGGCGCCTTGACCCCACGCATCACGTCGCTGGAGCTCGAGTACTTCGGGTCGATGTGGCCGACCAACTCCGCGGTCGGGGCCAGCTACGGAACCATCCTGACGGCCCTGTCCCAAAGCCTGACCATTCCGCCGCCGATCGCCACCATGGGCGCCTCGCCGGCGGCCCCGGCGCAGGCTGCGGCGGCGGTTGGCGAGTCCGCCGCACAAATGGGCGCCGGCGACGGCATGCGCGCCGCCATGCAGGGCGCCCAGTCCGGGACACAGGGCGCGGGCCAGGCGACCTCGGGAGCCCAGGACTTCATGGGTCAGGCCGGCACTTTCATGCAGCCCGTGCAGCAGATGATGGGCGCGGCCCCCCAGATGATGCAGGCGCCCATGCAGGCGATGCAGGCTCCGATGCAGATGATGCAGCCGCTGATGGGCATGTTCGCCAATCCCGGCGCCATGGGCATGGGCGGGGCGACGCCCGCCGTCTCGGCAGTCTCGGCGACCGGACTCTCCGCGGCGGAAGCCGGCGGGGGCGCGTCCATGGGCGGCGCGGGCGTCCCCGCAAGCACTTTCACCCGTCCGGTCAGCGCGTTCGAGCCCGCCACCAGTGGCCGGCCGGTGGGCCTGCGCCCGGCCGGGGCATTAGGCGCCGAGGCCATGCGACCGCAGACCACGACGACCGGCGGCGCCCCGATGGGCGGCATGCCCGTGGGGCACGCGGCGGGAGGCGACCGCGGATCCCGTGACAAAGCCGATCAGCCCGCGACCGTGCGGGTTGTCGACGCCAGAGTCTGA
- a CDS encoding WXG100 family type VII secretion target: MLRDTSNAIQANMEHAIGIGQGYVANQENVMNPATWSGDAVAASHATAIEVQNDLNKVLTGGTRLAEGLTKAAALMEGHEADSSHAFTALFGGHGS; the protein is encoded by the coding sequence ATGCTTCGCGATACTTCAAACGCGATTCAGGCGAACATGGAACATGCGATCGGGATCGGTCAGGGATACGTCGCAAATCAGGAAAATGTGATGAACCCGGCCACCTGGTCCGGTGACGCGGTCGCCGCGTCGCACGCGACGGCTATCGAGGTTCAAAATGACTTGAACAAAGTCTTGACCGGCGGCACGCGTCTGGCTGAGGGCCTCACGAAGGCGGCGGCACTGATGGAAGGCCACGAGGCGGATTCCTCGCACGCCTTTACCGCCCTATTCGGCGGCCACGGCTCCTGA
- a CDS encoding TetR/AcrR family transcriptional regulator — protein MDLQVQNLTTKGRATRQRIIEGAATEIRERGVAATTLEDIMGRTHTSKSQLFHYFPDGKEQLLLAVAALESQTVIDDQEPHLSALTSWAAWQRWRDVVVDRYRRQGQNCPIAVLMSEIGRSTAGAQSITAELMVKWHNAIATGIRSMQDQGKITARVDADRSAAALLAGIQGGVGILLATGDLSYLEAALDEGIAALRAHSTVTG, from the coding sequence ATGGACTTGCAAGTCCAAAACCTGACGACGAAGGGCCGGGCCACGCGCCAGCGCATCATCGAGGGCGCGGCGACTGAGATCCGCGAGCGCGGAGTGGCGGCCACCACCCTCGAAGACATCATGGGCCGGACCCACACCTCGAAAAGCCAGCTGTTCCACTACTTCCCGGACGGCAAGGAACAGCTGTTACTGGCGGTCGCCGCGCTCGAGTCGCAGACGGTGATCGATGACCAGGAGCCGCACCTGTCGGCGCTCACGTCATGGGCAGCGTGGCAGCGCTGGCGTGACGTGGTGGTGGACCGATATCGGCGCCAGGGGCAGAACTGCCCGATCGCGGTGCTGATGTCCGAGATCGGCCGGAGCACCGCGGGCGCCCAGTCGATCACCGCCGAGCTGATGGTCAAGTGGCACAACGCGATCGCCACGGGGATCCGCTCCATGCAGGACCAGGGCAAGATCACCGCGCGCGTCGACGCCGACAGGTCGGCCGCGGCGCTGTTGGCCGGCATCCAGGGCGGCGTCGGCATCCTGCTCGCGACCGGTGACCTGTCCTATCTCGAGGCGGCCCTCGACGAGGGCATCGCCGCGCTGCGCGCCCACTCCACCGTCACCGGATAG
- a CDS encoding WXG100 family type VII secretion target translates to MSDPITYNPGAVADFATDVASRAGQLQSIFDDTSNRTHALQEFFAGHGASGFFEAQAQMLSGLQGLIDTIRQHGQTTSHVLDSALSTDQHIAGLF, encoded by the coding sequence ATGTCCGACCCGATCACTTACAACCCGGGCGCCGTAGCCGACTTCGCCACCGATGTCGCTTCGCGCGCCGGCCAGTTGCAGTCCATTTTCGACGACACCTCCAACCGGACGCACGCCCTGCAGGAATTCTTCGCCGGCCACGGTGCGTCGGGCTTCTTCGAGGCGCAGGCGCAGATGCTGTCGGGGCTGCAGGGTCTCATCGACACCATCCGCCAGCACGGCCAGACGACCTCGCACGTGCTCGACAGCGCGCTCAGCACCGACCAGCACATCGCCGGCCTGTTCTGA